One genomic region from Marmota flaviventris isolate mMarFla1 chromosome 6, mMarFla1.hap1, whole genome shotgun sequence encodes:
- the Mas1 gene encoding proto-oncogene Mas, producing the protein MDGSNVTPTVAEASLNASSSGNASVGSPRPHIPVVHWVIMGISPLGLVGNGILLSFLCFRMRRSPFTVYITHLSIADISLLFCIFILSIDYALDYELSSGHYYTIVTLSVTFLFGYNTGLYLLTAISVERCLSVLYPIWYRCHRPKHQSALVCALLWALSCLVTTTEYVMCIDSEEGHSRSDCRAVIIFIAVLSFLVFIPLMLVSSTILVVKIRKNTWTPHSSKLYMVIMVTIIIFLIFAVPMRVLYLLYYEYWSTFGNLHNLSLLFSTINSSANPFIYFFVGSSKKKRFKESLKVVLTRAFKDEMQPRRQEGNGHTISIETVV; encoded by the coding sequence ATGGATGGGTCCAACGTGACCCCGACTGTCGCGGAAGCGTCCCTGAATGCCTCGAGCAGCGGGAACGCCTCCGTGGGGAGTCCGCGTCCGCACATCCCAGTGGTGCACTGGGTCATCATGGGCATTTCCCCGCTGGGGCTGGTGGGAAATGGAATTCTCCTCTCGTTCCTCTGCTTCCGGATGAGGAGAAGCCCCTTCACGGTCTACATCACCCACCTGTCCATCGCAGACATCTCCCTGCTCTTCTGTATTTTCATCCTGTCCATCGACTATGCTTTAGACTATGAGCTCTCTTCTGGCCACTACTACACGATTGTCACGTTATCGGTGACTTTCCTGTTTGGCTACAACACGGGCCTCTATTTGCTGACGGCCATCAGTGTGGAGAGATGCCTTTCAGTCCTCTACCCCATCTGGTACCGATGCCACCGTCCCAAGCACCAGTCGGCACTGGTCTGCGCCCTCCTGTGGGCGCTTTCTTGCTTGGTGACCACCACGGAATATGTCATGTGCATCGACAGCGAAGAGGGTCACTCCCGAAGTGACTGCAGGGCGGTCATCATCTTCATAGCCGTTCTGAGCTTCTTGGTCTTCATTCCCCTTATGCTGGTGTCCAGCACCATCTTGGTGGTGAAGATCCGAAAGAACACGTGGACGCCGCACTCCTCGAAGCTGTACATGGTCATCATGGTCACCATCATCATATTCCTCATCTTCGCCGTGCCCATGAGAGTCCTCTACCTGCTGTACTATGAGTACTGGTCCACGTTCGGGAACCTGCACAACCTCTCTCTGCTCTTCTCCACCATCAACAGTAGCGCCAACCCTTTCATTTACTTCTTTGTGGGCAGCAGCAAGAAGAAGCGGTTCAAGGAGTCCTTAAAAGTGGTTCTGACCAGGGCTTTCAAAGATGAAATGCAGCCTCGGCGCCAGGAGGGCAATGGCCACACCATCTCCATCGAGACGGTCGTCTGA